Proteins encoded by one window of Spirochaetota bacterium:
- a CDS encoding response regulator produces MVIEEKPIKSEKFVDNHLNNILVVDDELAIRKTISKYLGKIGYNVDIAEDGMIAIEKMERDSFDLVLTDLSMPNCDGRELLKTMASRFPEIPKIVLTGISSDEDILIALKTGAYDYLTKPIDDFAVLRRAVERALEVKNLSDEKKRYVEQVNQINEVISMLNRGKNTDEVFKALNISLKEVIAFNCLKLMMVNPQNNTVATKLVESDREVKMEIGESFPLEGSFLMDVYEKKDVLIINDLKDFFSTHQDSGTDTSLIDEGMGSSLILPLIIDDKTRGFLVFVAVEPDFFRESHITFLKSIVGQISFSIQRGELLAELEVHSKNLEYLVKARTDEVLKTQKTTVFALSKLAEIRDPETGEHLERIRNYAVLIAQILKYSGHENEITNQYIRDIYDSSILHDIGKVGIPDTILLKPGPLTKEEFEIMKTHTTIGYNALKSSSKDLGKNSFLNMAMDIVHFHHERWDGSGYPMGLREREIPLSARIVAICDTYDALTSKRPYKEPFSHEKAVGIIKEDTFHFDPDLYKIFYENSTQFDKIRKQFQADN; encoded by the coding sequence ATCGCTATAGAAAAGATGGAGAGGGATTCCTTTGATCTGGTTCTCACTGATCTAAGTATGCCCAACTGCGATGGTCGTGAGCTTTTAAAGACTATGGCTAGCAGATTTCCTGAAATACCGAAAATAGTATTAACCGGCATTTCGAGTGACGAGGATATACTTATAGCCCTTAAAACCGGAGCGTACGATTATCTCACTAAGCCCATTGATGATTTTGCTGTATTGCGCAGAGCAGTGGAAAGAGCCTTGGAAGTGAAGAATCTAAGTGACGAAAAGAAGAGATATGTTGAGCAGGTTAATCAGATAAATGAAGTTATTTCAATGCTCAACAGAGGGAAGAACACTGATGAGGTTTTTAAGGCCCTGAACATCTCATTGAAAGAAGTGATAGCCTTTAACTGCTTAAAATTAATGATGGTAAATCCACAAAACAATACAGTTGCAACTAAATTGGTGGAGTCCGATAGGGAAGTGAAGATGGAAATTGGAGAGAGCTTTCCCTTAGAAGGTTCCTTTTTAATGGATGTATATGAAAAAAAGGACGTGTTAATCATCAATGACCTGAAAGATTTCTTCTCAACACATCAGGATTCGGGTACTGACACTTCACTTATTGATGAGGGTATGGGTTCATCCCTAATCCTACCTCTAATAATCGATGATAAGACGCGGGGGTTTCTGGTTTTTGTTGCAGTGGAACCCGATTTTTTCAGAGAGAGTCATATAACTTTCCTAAAATCTATAGTTGGTCAGATCTCCTTTAGCATTCAGAGGGGAGAATTGCTGGCTGAATTGGAAGTACACTCAAAAAATTTGGAATATCTAGTAAAGGCTCGAACTGATGAGGTATTAAAGACACAAAAAACCACTGTTTTTGCATTAAGTAAATTGGCTGAGATCAGAGATCCTGAAACAGGAGAGCATCTTGAGAGAATAAGGAATTATGCTGTATTGATTGCACAGATATTGAAATATTCAGGTCATGAGAATGAAATAACAAACCAGTATATTAGAGATATCTATGATTCTTCAATCCTTCATGATATTGGAAAGGTAGGAATTCCAGATACAATTCTTTTAAAGCCTGGTCCACTTACCAAAGAAGAGTTTGAAATTATGAAAACGCATACCACTATTGGTTATAATGCCTTGAAATCATCTTCAAAGGATCTTGGCAAAAATTCCTTTCTCAACATGGCTATGGATATAGTCCACTTCCACCACGAGCGTTGGGATGGTAGTGGATACCCAATGGGTCTGCGTGAGAGGGAAATCCCTCTGTCAGCTAGGATAGTAGCGATATGCGATACATATGATGCTCTTACCTCAAAGAGACCCTATAAAGAACCCTTTTCTCATGAGAAAGCTGTAGGAATAATCAAGGAGGATACATTTCATTTTGATCCGGATCTGTATAAAATTTTTTATGAAAATTCAACGCAATTTGACAAAATCAGAAAGCAATTTCAAGCTGACAATTAG
- a CDS encoding rhomboid family intramembrane serine protease: MLRQPMGFRIGGPITPIVKKLMIINVGIFIFQQFAELFFPGGFEKIFGLSHTGLLFEFKIWQPLTYMFLHGGVIHILFNLLALWMFAGEIESVWGDRLFLKYYLFCGTGAGIFIAMMNAVIYSNYNVSPITIGASGAIYGILLAYGIMWPNREVLLYFLFPVKIKYLVIGFGILEFFGTIASIRGDAGNISHIGHLGGLISGFIFIRFRLQAKRSNNRSTNNGSYFSQFIKKRRVKKKQHVIDQRVKAKRLIDSLLDKIAREGMSSLTPEERRLLDWARKHYYPDNSETIH, translated from the coding sequence ATGTTAAGACAACCCATGGGGTTTAGGATTGGAGGGCCAATAACTCCCATTGTAAAAAAGCTGATGATCATTAATGTTGGAATATTTATCTTCCAGCAATTTGCAGAGTTATTTTTCCCTGGCGGATTTGAGAAAATATTTGGATTATCCCATACAGGTCTATTATTCGAGTTTAAGATTTGGCAACCTTTAACATACATGTTTCTTCATGGGGGGGTAATACATATATTGTTCAATCTTCTTGCATTATGGATGTTCGCTGGTGAGATTGAGTCGGTTTGGGGGGATAGGCTCTTTCTCAAGTATTACCTCTTTTGTGGAACAGGGGCTGGAATATTCATCGCTATGATGAATGCGGTTATATATTCAAACTATAATGTTTCTCCAATAACCATTGGAGCCTCGGGAGCAATATATGGGATATTGTTAGCCTATGGCATCATGTGGCCGAACAGAGAGGTTTTGCTCTATTTCCTTTTCCCAGTAAAGATAAAATATTTGGTTATCGGCTTTGGAATACTAGAATTCTTTGGCACAATAGCAAGCATTCGTGGTGATGCCGGAAATATCAGCCATATTGGACATCTGGGCGGTTTAATCTCAGGCTTTATCTTCATCAGGTTTCGACTACAGGCCAAAAGATCTAATAATAGATCAACAAATAACGGAAGTTATTTTAGCCAATTTATAAAAAAGAGAAGAGTAAAAAAGAAACAGCATGTAATAGATCAAAGAGTAAAGGCTAAGAGGTTAATTGATTCCCTTTTGGATAAAATAGCAAGGGAAGGAATGAGTTCGCTTACTCCAGAGGAGAGAAGGCTTTTAGATTGGGCAAGAAAGCACTATTATCCGGATAATAGTGAGACAATTCATTAA
- a CDS encoding nucleoside-diphosphate kinase, with protein sequence MALEQTLVLIKPDGLVKSLTGNVITQLSKAKLILVGSKVVRVNKELAEKHYEELKEKSFFPELIQYIMGEIHNTPRVLALVYQGDDAIKKIRDIVGATSPEEADPVSIRGAYGRITTSGIIENVVHASSSVGDAEKEIKLWFKPIEIVERIYSTKSVMLNGIEDEVWT encoded by the coding sequence ATGGCATTAGAGCAGACATTAGTATTGATAAAACCTGACGGATTAGTAAAATCCTTAACCGGCAACGTCATTACACAACTATCGAAGGCAAAATTGATTTTAGTTGGATCAAAGGTTGTTAGGGTTAATAAAGAATTAGCTGAAAAACACTATGAAGAGTTAAAAGAAAAGTCCTTTTTTCCTGAATTGATTCAATATATTATGGGAGAAATTCATAATACCCCAAGGGTTCTGGCGCTTGTATATCAGGGAGATGATGCGATTAAGAAGATTAGAGATATTGTTGGCGCCACAAGCCCGGAAGAAGCGGATCCAGTATCAATCAGGGGCGCTTATGGAAGAATTACTACTTCCGGAATTATTGAAAATGTGGTTCATGCCTCTTCAAGTGTGGGGGATGCAGAGAAAGAGATCAAATTGTGGTTCAAACCTATAGAAATAGTAGAAAGGATATACTCAACTAAGAGTGTTATGCTAAATGGCATTGAGGATGAAGTATGGACTTAG
- the speE gene encoding polyamine aminopropyltransferase, with the protein MPVESSLWFEEIYEIESGRTIKIKINNILEKYDSKIQRIEIYETKPFGRMLVLDGVIMCTEWDEYAYHEMITHVPMFVHPKPESVLVIGGGDGGTAREILKHPNVKRVDICEIDEDVIRLSKKHLPSMASSFNDERVNIYYEDGYNFVKGRENCYDIVIVDSSDPIGPAKILFSEEFYSYLKRILKEDGIAVTQSESFYYDADLVEEITGYAKKYFQIPSYYYTLVPTYPSGMIGFSFCSKRYHHLEDFNEERVAHIQPTLKYYNSNIHKGSFALPSFIHNRISM; encoded by the coding sequence ATGCCTGTTGAATCCTCTCTATGGTTTGAAGAGATATATGAAATTGAATCCGGAAGAACCATCAAAATTAAGATAAATAATATATTAGAAAAATACGATTCGAAAATACAGAGAATAGAGATTTATGAGACAAAGCCATTCGGAAGAATGCTTGTTCTTGATGGTGTAATAATGTGCACAGAATGGGATGAATATGCATATCATGAGATGATAACACACGTTCCCATGTTTGTACATCCAAAACCAGAGTCAGTTTTAGTTATTGGTGGGGGAGATGGTGGAACAGCACGAGAGATATTAAAGCATCCGAATGTTAAAAGAGTAGATATATGTGAGATCGATGAAGATGTAATCAGATTATCAAAAAAACATCTTCCTTCCATGGCTTCCTCCTTTAATGATGAGAGAGTAAACATCTATTATGAAGATGGTTATAATTTCGTAAAGGGGAGGGAAAACTGTTATGATATAGTAATTGTAGATTCCTCAGATCCCATCGGGCCTGCTAAAATACTTTTTTCTGAAGAATTCTACTCTTATCTGAAAAGGATATTAAAAGAGGATGGTATAGCAGTTACTCAATCAGAATCATTTTATTATGATGCTGATCTGGTTGAGGAAATAACTGGATATGCTAAAAAATATTTTCAGATTCCCTCCTATTATTATACACTTGTTCCAACATACCCCAGTGGGATGATTGGCTTTTCATTTTGCTCTAAAAGATATCATCACCTGGAAGATTTTAATGAAGAGCGGGTCGCCCATATTCAACCTACCCTAAAATATTATAACTCAAACATTCATAAGGGTTCTTTTGCATTGCCAAGTTTTATTCACAATCGAATTAGCATGTGA
- the speD gene encoding adenosylmethionine decarboxylase, which translates to MEGLGTHVIAELFNCNESYINNSKKVEEVMLIAANLSMANVVKHYFHKFSPYGVSGVVVIAESHFTIHTWPEYGYVAVDIFTCGEFDYQSALDYIKRELETEKCSIFQFERGIIPEIKRRKISVT; encoded by the coding sequence ATGGAGGGTCTTGGTACACATGTAATAGCTGAACTCTTCAACTGTAATGAATCATATATAAACAACTCGAAAAAGGTTGAGGAGGTTATGTTGATTGCTGCGAACCTATCCATGGCCAATGTAGTTAAACACTATTTTCATAAGTTTTCACCCTACGGAGTTAGCGGGGTAGTAGTAATTGCAGAGTCCCATTTTACGATACACACTTGGCCAGAGTATGGTTATGTTGCAGTGGACATTTTTACCTGCGGAGAATTTGACTATCAGTCAGCCCTTGATTATATTAAAAGAGAGTTAGAAACTGAAAAATGCTCAATATTCCAGTTTGAAAGAGGAATCATACCTGAAATCAAGAGAAGAAAGATATCTGTAACATAG
- a CDS encoding cereblon family protein, with product MIENINNELLNFINDPRLILKKTTPFEVGKITPLSDNDWDDESRREHLILCKLCSNIITSPDNCIVINGKHQHTFKNPVGYTYQIGCFINAKGCIITGEPTTDFTWFSGFSWCYAICSICHIHLGWYYQSKISSFYGLILNHLIENV from the coding sequence ATGATCGAGAATATCAATAACGAATTACTCAATTTTATAAACGATCCCAGACTAATCTTAAAAAAAACAACACCCTTTGAAGTCGGGAAAATCACTCCCTTATCTGATAACGATTGGGATGATGAGAGCAGAAGAGAACATTTGATACTCTGCAAATTATGCAGTAACATAATCACATCACCCGATAATTGCATTGTAATAAACGGGAAACATCAACATACCTTCAAAAATCCTGTAGGATATACATATCAAATTGGATGCTTTATCAATGCAAAGGGTTGTATAATAACAGGAGAACCCACAACTGATTTTACTTGGTTCTCCGGCTTTTCTTGGTGCTATGCAATATGTTCAATCTGTCATATTCATCTAGGATGGTATTATCAATCGAAGATTAGCAGCTTTTACGGTTTAATCCTGAATCATCTAATTGAAAATGTATAA
- a CDS encoding nucleotide sugar dehydrogenase, with product MIKKEHEKHILCIGAGYVGGPTMAMIAAKCPQYKLTVVDVNTKKIQAWQTDDLPIYEPGLLDIVKRVRGKNLFFSPEVDENIEKADIIFVSVNTPTKTFGEGAGKSADLQYWEKTARNIVKSSKSDKIIVEKSTLPVRTASAMERILNSNEKNIHFEVVSNPEFLAEGTAIANLENPDRVLIGSQETDRGRMARNEIVKIYANWVPRERIITSNIWSSELSKLVANAFLAQRISSINSVSALCEKTEADIKEVANAVGKDSRIGSKFINASVGFGGSCFKKDILNLVYICESYGLYEVAEYWENVVKINEYQERRFVQNINKSLFNTIANKRIALYGFAFKANTGDTRESPGIYIAKRLLEEQAQVVITDPKALENAKQDLKGFNNNLEFEIDPYKAAMNTHAIAIITEWDLYKTLDYEKIFQNMVKPPFIFDGRNILDHQTLFDIGFNVYPIGKSALTHF from the coding sequence ATGATCAAAAAAGAGCATGAAAAACACATCCTTTGTATTGGAGCAGGATATGTAGGTGGACCTACTATGGCTATGATAGCAGCCAAATGCCCTCAATATAAATTAACAGTAGTTGATGTAAACACAAAAAAAATTCAAGCATGGCAAACCGATGATCTTCCAATATATGAACCTGGACTCTTAGATATTGTTAAAAGGGTGAGAGGGAAAAATCTATTTTTTTCTCCGGAGGTTGATGAAAATATAGAGAAGGCTGATATCATTTTTGTTTCTGTCAACACCCCTACTAAGACTTTTGGAGAGGGTGCAGGCAAAAGCGCGGACCTACAATATTGGGAGAAAACAGCAAGAAATATCGTAAAATCATCAAAATCAGATAAAATAATTGTTGAAAAAAGCACTCTCCCGGTTCGGACTGCAAGCGCGATGGAACGAATTCTGAATTCAAATGAAAAAAATATCCACTTTGAGGTTGTTTCAAACCCTGAGTTTCTTGCCGAAGGGACAGCAATCGCTAATTTAGAAAATCCCGACAGGGTATTGATTGGTTCCCAAGAAACTGATAGAGGACGGATGGCACGCAATGAAATTGTAAAAATATATGCAAATTGGGTGCCTAGAGAGCGAATCATTACTAGCAATATTTGGAGTTCAGAACTCTCCAAACTAGTCGCAAATGCCTTCCTAGCACAACGAATCTCTTCAATAAATAGCGTATCTGCTCTATGTGAAAAAACCGAAGCGGATATCAAAGAAGTAGCTAATGCAGTTGGGAAGGACAGCAGAATAGGGAGTAAATTTATCAATGCAAGTGTTGGTTTTGGTGGCTCCTGTTTTAAAAAAGATATACTTAATTTAGTCTATATTTGTGAATCTTACGGATTATATGAAGTCGCAGAATACTGGGAAAACGTCGTAAAAATCAATGAATATCAAGAGAGGCGGTTTGTTCAAAATATAAACAAATCGCTTTTCAACACAATTGCCAATAAACGCATTGCCTTATATGGATTTGCCTTTAAAGCAAATACTGGAGATACTCGTGAATCACCAGGTATCTATATTGCTAAAAGGCTATTGGAGGAACAGGCTCAGGTTGTGATCACAGACCCTAAGGCCTTGGAAAACGCTAAACAGGATTTAAAAGGATTCAATAACAATCTTGAATTTGAAATTGATCCCTATAAAGCTGCAATGAATACACATGCAATAGCAATTATTACCGAATGGGATCTATATAAGACTTTAGATTATGAAAAGATTTTCCAGAATATGGTCAAACCTCCCTTTATCTTTGATGGACGAAACATATTAGATCATCAAACATTATTTGATATTGGATTTAATGTTTATCCCATTGGAAAATCTGCATTAACGCATTTTTAA